TGCTTCTTTAGGGGGAGCGTTCACAAGCAGACTCTGTTTATCTCCTGGCTTCCCACTCCTTTCCCTTCCAAACTGCCTGTAATTTGAGCACAGAGCAGTTTGAGTACAGCCCCTTTGAACTGAAAGGGTTGAGGGAACGTGTGTGACAACAGACAAAAGAACAGGGGAATGCAAGGAAAGAGGACTGGAGTTGGTACCTCAGAGGAAAGAGCACCTTGTATTTAAGCAATACACATGTAAATCAAGGAGTCCAGTTTTAAAGACCACCTTACCTTGTCTTTTCCCCATCACTTTCCACTGTGAGCCTCCTTCTTTTGCCTGTAGCTGGAGCCTTTGCTCTAAAGTTCTTTATCTGAGCAAGCAGCAGGGTTGGAAGAGACCAAGACAGCTCTGCAGCGGCTCTGATGAAGCAGCAGATGTAGTTGGTGAGctgttcctctctcctctttttgaGACAGGTTTTGCTAAATGAGCTTGGGCTGGATGAAACTTTCATCACACCCCTGCGTGAAAAATACCTGCGGCCCATAACGGCGCTGCTTTATCCCGATTTGGGAGGCGCTTGTCTGGACAGCCATAAAGCATTTGTTGTCAAGTACTCGCTACACGAAGATCTGGATTTGAGCTCTCACTATGACAATGCAGAAGTCACCTTAAACGTTTCACTGGGAAAAGAATTCACAGAAGGCAACTTGTACTTTGGTGATTTCAGCCAGGTACTGAGCGTGTTCCTAATTTGGACCTCGATTCTCTTCTTTACTGCCGCCTCACCCCCTGATTTCAAGGCATTAACTGCGTTCTGATAAACAATTATTCACTTCTGACAGTCAAAtctgctctgccccttcccccttttttaagATGTCCTGGTTATACAGGAGCCTTTTCTGCTCTAAGCACATTACCAATATTCAAGCTAATTGCAGCCAAGCCAGAGAGGAATGTCATTGTAGAAACTGGAGTGAAATAAACCAGCCCATCTTTCCCCGACTGCAATAAGGAGCAGGGAGgtgctgagagagagagagaaagtaattTGTTTCAGATGAGACTTAAACCTAAATCTGTAGCCCCTATTTCCAGGGGACTCTTGGCAAGAGAGGGGTAAAAGCACCCATACACTGGTGAAAcgttttttttttgattgaaacTCTGTCTTTAAATTCCCTCTGGACCTGGCAGTGATAGCATCTGTCTTGGAAACAGTTGTACTAAACTGCTGCCAAGCCACCCCTGAAGTGGCTGCATTTCGGAGGTGCAGCGGGCCCTCTCCATGTTGCTCACTGGGTGCTGTGGGTGACGAGGTGACAAGTAGAAGTATCAACTATTTGAGCATTGTTCTGCTAGGGACTTTCTGGTGTAATGCTGTACCCGCCTCCCTTTGTTCCAGGATCCTACCCCGGTGCCAAACTACATAGAGATCGAACACGTGGGAGCCCAGGGGCTGTTACACCGAGGAGGGCAGATCCACGGGGCGCTTCCCGTT
This Chroicocephalus ridibundus chromosome 13, bChrRid1.1, whole genome shotgun sequence DNA region includes the following protein-coding sequences:
- the OGFOD2 gene encoding 2-oxoglutarate and iron-dependent oxygenase domain-containing protein 2 isoform X3, which translates into the protein MPKGRPNTMNNYGVLLNELGLDETFITPLREKYLRPITALLYPDLGGACLDSHKAFVVKYSLHEDLDLSSHYDNAEVTLNVSLGKEFTEGNLYFGDFSQDPTPVPNYIEIEHVGAQGLLHRGGQIHGALPVASGERWNLIIWMRSSAIRNQLCPMCNKKPELVEAEGFGDGFTETLEDDAPETVNLCSLW